The genomic interval CCGCTCGACACCTATGTGGTCCATCATCCGGAGTCGGTGTTCGGCGCGAGCGTCGAGGCCGCCGTGTTCGATCCGGCGAACCCGTACGTGATGACGCCGCACCTGTGCGCCGCGGCCGCCGAGCTCCCGCTCCGCGACGGCGACCAGGAGATCTTCGGCCCCACCGCGGACGAGCTGCTGGCGACCCTCGTCGCGCGCGGCGTGCTGCGGCGTCGCGTGGCCGGCTGGTACTGGACGCTGCCCCAGAGCGCGCACGACCTCACGGACCTGCGCGGCAGCGGCGGGGAGCCGGTGCGGATCGTCGAGGGCGCGACCGGGTCGCTGCTCGGCACCGTCGACGCCGCGAGCGCCCACACCCAGGTGCACGACGGCGCGGTCTACCTCCACCAGGGACGCAGCTACGTCGTGGACCACCTCGACGTCGAGCGGGCCGTCGCGTTCGTGCATCGCGAGGACCCCCTGCACTCGACGCATCCGCAGACCGCCTCGAGCATCCGCGTGCGCCAGGTCGAGCGCACCGAGCCGTGGCACGACGGCGTCACCCTGTGCTTCGGCACGGTCGACGTGACCGACCAGGTCACCGGCTATCAGGTGCGCGACGTCTTCACCCAGGCGGTGCTCGGGCAGCACCCCCTCGACCTGCCGCCGCGCACGCTCACCACCAAGGCCGTGTGGTGGGAGATCCCCGCGGCGGTCGCCGAGTCCGCCGGGATCGACGACGACGCCCTGCCCGGTGCGCTGCACGCCGCCGAGCACGCGGCCATCTCGATGCTGCCGCTGCTGGCCACGTGCGACCGCTGGGACATCGGCGGGGTCTCCACGGCGCTGCACGAGGACACCGCCCGCCCCACGATCTTCGTGTACGACGGCGCCGCCGGCGGGGCGGGCTTCGCCGAGCGCGGCTTCGAGGACGCGGGCGCCTGGGTGCGCGCGACCGCCGACATGATCGCCGAGTGCCCGTGTGAGGGCGGCTGCCCTGCGTGCGTCGTCTCGCCCAAGTGCGGCAACGGCAACGAACCGCTGTCGAAGACCGGCGCCTCCGCGTTGCTGGAGGTCCTGCGACCGGACGACGTCGCGGGCCCCGTCGGCTGACGGCACGCGGGGCGGTCCCGGCCCCGCCCGGGCGCTCGCGGTGACGGTGCCGAGCCTGCCGACCGGGACCTCGACGGTCACGAGCACGTCCGTGCCCGTCACCGTGCACGCGGAGACGCGTGCCTCGTTGCGCTCGGCGACCTCCCCGGCGATCGCGCACGGGCCGGACCGGCCGATCGTGAGCGCGTCGGATCCCGCGAGCGCGGCCAGGTCCGCGGCGCTCGCGGCACGCGCCTGCGCGGCGGCCCCCTGCCCGAGCAGGGCCAGTGCGCTCAGCAGCACCACGGTGATCCCGATCCAGGCGAGCACGGCCGCCGGAGCGGACCCGTTCTCCGCGCCCAGGCGCCCGCGCCCGTTCACGGCCCGCCGCCGTCGAGCAGCTGCGGCTCGAGACGGGCCACGGCGTCGGCACGGAGCGTGACGGAGACGCCGGCGAGCATGCCGCCCGGGAGCGGGCGCAGGGTGCGCGTCGCCTCGACGCGCACCCAGTCCCCGTCTCGGCGCACCCCGATGCTCGCGGCAGGACCGGCGGTCCGGCGGCCGCTCGCGACCGCCTCGCCCTCGGGCTCCCCGCGGGCGAGCTCGCGTGCCGCGGCACGCGCCCCGCTCTCGAGGCGGACCTGCTCGAGCGCTCCGAGGCCCACCATCGCGAGCAGGATCACGAGGACCACCACGACGGGCAGCACGACCGCCGTCTCCGCGGTCGCCGACCCCCGGTCGTCCAGCCAGCGGGACGACCGGGCGCGGGACGCTGTCACGAGCCCATGGACAGGGCGGACGTGATGATGCCCATGAGCAGGGACCGCACCTCGCCCGACTTCAGCAGCACCACGAGCACGGCGGCGAAGCCGCACGCGGCGAGCGTCGTGATGGCGTACTCGGCGGTGGTCGCGCCCGTCTCGTCGGCCAGGCGGTCGACGGGCGTCACCTCCGCTCCCCGGGTCCGCCGCCCGGGGGCTCCGGTCCGGTTCTTCTCGATGATCGTCATCGGTGCTTCCTTTCTCGGCGCCCGCGCGGGCGCCTGTCCTGGGCGACCCGGCGTGCCGGACCGCCCGGCCGGGGGCGTCCCGGCCGTCCAGAGGGCAGGGGCCGGTCACGGCAGCACCTGCGAGAACGAGCCGCCCAGCAGGGACGCCACGGTGGGCACGATGCCCAGCAGCACGAAGGCGGGCAGCAGGGTGGCCCCCGTCGGCAGCACGAGGCGCACCGCGAGCCGCGCGGCCGCCGCCTCCGCCTCGCGGGCGCGGCCGCGACGGGCGTCGGCGGCGTTCGAGCGCAGGAGCCCCACCGGATCCGCGCCCGTCGTCTCGCCGACCAGGGCGGCCTCCCGCAGCGGCTCGAGCGCGGGCCCCGACCCCGCGAGCGCGATCGCGACCGGTGCTCCGGCCCCGAGCGCCGTCCCGGCGTGCTCGAGGGAGGACGCCGCCTCGTCGTCCTCGAGGGCGTCGGCGACCGCGACCAGGGCGGCGGCGAGCGGTGCCCCGGCGGCGAGAGGGCCGGCGACCAGGTCGAGCACGATGGAAGGGTCGACGGCACCCGCCGCGGGCTCCTCGCGCGCCGAGCGCACGAGAGATCGCATCCACCACCACCCCGCGGCGGTGAGCGCGACGCCGAGCACGCCGAGCAGCCGGCCGCCGCCTGTGAGCAGGAGGCCGAGGGGGTCGGCGCCGAGCAGCATGCCCAGGCCGATCCCGAGGACCGGCAGGGCGAGCAGGATCCTGGCCGTCGCGAGCGGTCCCGCGAACGCGCTGCGCCGGGCGAGGCCCGCATCGGCCACGGCGCGCAGGGCGTCGGCGAGCGTGAGCAGCACCGGGCCCGCGGGCGCCCCCGTGCGCTCGCACAGCGCCAGAGCCGCGCCGAGGGCGGCCACCTCGCCGCTGCGGGCCAGGCGGGCAGGCGCCGCCCGACGCGGATCCGCCCCGGCTCCCACGGCGCGTGCGAGGTCTCGCAGCGGGCCGGCGCCCGTCGTCGACGCGACCGCGGCCCACGCGGCCCGTGGTGCCACTCCCGAGCCGACGACCGTCGCGATCCGCTCCACCAGACGGGCGACGTCGAGGGGGCCGGGGCGTGCGGAGGGGCGTCTCGGGTGCCGCCCGCTCGAGGCGTCGCGAGGCCAGGCCGACGGCGGCCCCGCGGACAGGAGCAACCCCGCTCCCAGGACGGCGGCCACGGCGACGGGGATCATCGCACTCTCCCGGCGTCCATCCCGAGGCGCCGGGCGAGCCCGGGCCACGCCGGCCCGGCCGTCACCGGACCGTGCAGGTCGAGCGCCGTGCGCGCCCGCAGTCGCCCGGCCTCGTCCCGCTCGAGACATGCGACGTGCTCGAGCGCGCGCCGCCCCTCCCGGCGCCCGAGGTGGAGGACGACGTCGAGGGCGCTCGCCGCCTGGCTCCCCAGGGCCAGGGGATCGAGGCCGCCGAGCACGCCGAGCGCCTCGAGCCGGGCCGGCACGTCGACGGCGCGGTTGGCATGGACCGTGCCGCAGCCGCCCTCGTGGCCCGTGTTGAGTGCCTGCAGCAGCTCGCGCACCTCGGCGCCGCGGCACTCGCCCACCACGATGCGGTCCGGGCGCATGCGCAGGCACTCGCGCACGAGGGCGACGAGGTCGACGCCGCCCGCTCCCTCGGTGTTCGCGTGGCGCGCCTGGAGGTGCACCACATGGGGGTGCTCGGGGTCGAGCTCGTGCGCGTCCTCGACGACGACGATCCGCTCGCTCGCGGGCGCGGCGGACAGCATCGCGCCGAGCACCGTGGTCTTGCCGGTCCCCGTGCCCCCGCTGACGAGGAAGGCGACGCGCCGGGCCACGATCCGTTCGAGCACCTCTCGTGCGAAGGGCGTGAGGGAGCCGCTGCGCTCGAGCCCGGCGAGCGTGAGACGGGCGGCGGCGGGCCGCCGCAGCGAGATGAGGGCCCCGCCCGTCGACAGCGGCGGGAGCACGGCGTGCAGCCGCGTGCCGTCGGGCAGATGCGCGTCGGCGCACGGCGAGGCGTCGTCCAGGCGCCGCCCTCCCGCCGTCGCGAGGCGCACGGCGAGCGCCCGCGCCTCGCCGGGGCCGAGGCGGACCGCGGTGGGGTGCAGCCCGCTCGCGTCGTCGACCCACACCGCGCCGTCGGCGTTGACCAGGATGTCCGTGGCGCCGGGCACGGCGAGCTCCTGGAGCGGGCCGAGCCCCTGCACGTGATCGCGCACGGCGACGGTCAGGCGCAGCAGCTCCGCGGCGCCGATGACCCTGCCCTCCCGGTGCAGGAGGCGCGCCACCCGCGGGACGTCGACCTCGCCCGGCGCGGCCACGAGATCCTCGCGCACCCGTTCGAGCAGGGAGGCCGACACGGCGGCCGCGGCCGCCCGGGAGGTCATCGTCCCTCTCCCGCGTCGGCGGCGAGCCGGTCGAGCAGCCGTCTGCAGGCGGCGTCGGCTCCCCGCCGTCGCACGTCGAGCAGCGGCACGACCCCCGCGGCCGCGTCCCGGAACGCCCCGCTCGTCCGCAGCCCGAGACGCTCGGCCACGTCTCCGGGCGACAGCGGACCGGTGCGCCGCACGAGCAGGTGCACCCGCCCGCGTCGCAGGCCCCAGCCGTGCAGGCGGCGGGCTGCCGCGCGGACGGCATGGTCCGTCGCGGGCACGACCAGCACGACATGGTCGAGCAGGGGGAGGACGGCCTCGACGGTGCCGGTCCCGACGTCCACCACGACCGTGCCGTCGAGCGGGGCGAGAGCGGCGACGGCCGCCACGGCCTGCTCGGGCGTGGGCAGCGCGGCCTCGCGCGCGACGAGCACGTGCACGCCGTCGACCACGGGCAGCCCGTCCCGCAGAGCCCCGCCGTCGTCCCCGCCCAGGCCCCCGACGTCCTCCCACCGCGCCCCCGGCATGCCCGCGGCCTCGACGAGCACGTCGAGGCCGCCGCCGAGCGGGTCGGCGTCGACCAGCACCGCGGACGAGCCGGATCGCGCCGCGGCCCCCGCGAGACGGGCGGCGAGGCTCGACGCGCCGGCGCCGCCGCACCCGCCGACCACGCCGATCACGAGGCCGCGGGAGGTGCGGCGCACGCTCGCGGCCAGCAGGTCGAGCAGCCGGGCGGAGTCGGCCGGCAGTCTCACGACCGCGCGCACCCCGCCCTCGAGGCACGCCCGCCAGTGCTCCTCGCCGATGTCGCCGTCGGGGGCGAGCGCGATCACGGTGCCGGCGGGCCGGGTCGCTCCCCGCCGGGCGCTCCGCCGCGCGAGCACGGCGACGGAGCCCAGGGCGACGCCGGGCCCGGGATCGTGCGGCGCGGCGTCCACGAGACGGGCGCCGAGCGCGCCGACATGGTCGGCGGCGAGCTGACGCAGGGCGTCCGGTCCGCCGAGCCAGGAGACGACGCCCGGTTCGGCCGAGGGGAACACCGAGGCGGGACGCGAGGACGCCGCGGGCCAGGACGCCGGCGAGGTCCGGGACGGCGGGGGAGCGATAGCAGAACGGGTCATGTCGGCATCGTCGGTGCGCCGTGCCCGTCGGCACAGCCCCCGTCACCGCGCGGGGGATGATCCGGACGTGGGGAGGGGAGGCGGGCCCGGGCCGACCGCCGGCGGCCCCTTGTCGCCGCGGCAGGGCGGGAGTATGGTGTGAGTCACAACTCGATAAGGGACGCGGAACCCACGTGCGGGTGGTCTCCGTATCAGACCCGGCTCCCCGATGCCGACAGCATCCAGGCAGCCACGCATGAGATGCACGCCTGATACCGCGTCCCAGATCGAGTCAGACGGCGTCGCGGGTCACCGCGGCGCCGTTGTCTGTGCGCGGTCGCTCCGCGCGGGCACCGACCTGGCGCCCGCACGCGACGCTCGAGGCTCCTGGCGGACCGCAGGCGTGCTCACACGGTCCGTGAGCAGGCGCGCACCCGAGACCGTCGGCCGCCGGCGCGCCGCCCGGAGCGCACCGCCCTCTGCGCGTCAGAGCTCGAGGTCGACGATGACCGGCGCGTGGTCCGAGGCTCCCTTGCCCTTGCGCTCGTCACGGTCGATGCGGGCGTCGGTGACCGCGCGCTGGACGGCGGGGGAGCCGAGCAGGAAGTCGATGCGCATGCCTTCCTTCTTGGGGAAGCGCAGCGCCTGGTAGTCCCAGAAGGTGTAGACGCCCGGCCCCGGCGTGTAGGGGCGCGCGAGGTCGGCGTACCCGGCGTCGACGATCGCGCCGAACGCCTCCCGCTCGGGCGCGGTGACGTGGGTGCGGCCCTCGAAGAACCCCATGTCCCACACGTCGTCGTCCTGCGGGGCGACGTTGAAGTCGCCCGCGAAGATCGTGCGGGCCTCCGGGTCGGCCGCGAGCTCGCGCGCGCCCTCGGCCCGCACGGCCTCGAGCCAGCGCAGCTTGTAGGCGTAGTGCGGGTGGTCGATCTCGCGCCCGTTGGGCACGTACAGCGACCACACCCGCAGCCCGTCGCCGACGACGCCCGAGAGCATGCGGGCCTCGAGAACGCCGCCCTCCTCCTCGGGCCAGGTCGGCACGGCCTCCATCGCGACCCGCACGTCCTGGAGGCCCACGCGCGAGATCAGCCCCACGCCGTTCCACTGGTTCAGGCCGTGCACGGCCGTCTCGTAGCCCGCCGCGTGGATCGCCGTGAGATCCAGCTGCTCAGGGCGGGCCTTGAGCTCCTGGAGGGCGAGCACGTCCACGTCGTGGCGCTGCAGGAACGCGACGACGCGGTCGGTCCGGGCACGCAGGGAGTTGATGTTCCAGGTCGCGATGCGCATGGGACGAGTCTAGGAGGCCGCGCGGCGGCGCTCGGGCCGCCAGTACCCGCAGAAGTCGACGCTCGCCTTCGGCATCCCCCGCCGCAGCGCGCGCCGGCGCGCCTTGAGCGTGACCGCGGACTCGCCGACGATGTACACGTAGCCGCGCGGGTCCAGGGGGATGGCGTCGAGCTCCTCGAGCAGGGCGACGCCGGCGGCCGCGCCCTCCCGCACCGCCCAGCGCACGTCGAGATCGGCGCGAGACTCGAGCGGGCGCCGGTCGTCGGCGTGCGGCACCTCGAGCAGCACGGCCGCGCGGGTCGCGGCGGGCAGGGAGCGGGCGATGCCCTCGACGCCGGGCAGGCCCGACTCGTCCGACACGATCACGACGGGCGCCCCGTCCCCGTCGGCGCCCGTGCCGGCCGTGGTGAAGATGGTGCCCTGATCGAGGAATCCCACGACGTCGCCGGGACGCGCGGCGAGCGCCCAGCTCGCCGCGACGCCCTCGACCCGCCCCGTCTCCGGGGAGGTGTGGACCACGAAGTCGATGTCGATCCGCCACGTCCCGTGCTCGCGGCGCGCCTCGCGCACGGTGTAGTTGCGCACGGCCGGCCGCGTCCGCTCGTCCATGCCGAGCAGACGCGTGTACCAGCCCTCGGGGTCGCCCTCGGACAGGGCGAGATCGCATCCCGCCGCGGGGAAGAACAGGCGGAACCACTGGTCGTAGCCCATGGCGGCGTAGGTCGCGTCGAACGCCGGGTCGGAGCAGCGGACGCTCACGCGCACGAAGCTCGAGCTGAGGCGCCGCGCGGAGACCACGCGCATCCGGGTCAGGACCGACCGGCTCGGCCTGGTCGCCCTCGTCCGGGACCTCTCCTCCTCGGCGTCCGCCGCCCGCTCCCCGGTGCGGCCGCTCAGGATGCCGGCACCGCCTTCTCGAGCAGCGGCACGAGCCCCTCGATCGTGTACTTCGACGAGAGCGTGGTCTCCGTCGAGAACGCGGAGGAGAGATCGCCGTCGATCACGACCGCGTGCCCCGCCTGCACCGTGGACAGCTGCTTCCACTGGGGATCGTCGGTGATCGCGGTGGTCTCGATGTAGATCGGGAACGCGACGATCAGGTCGGCGTCGAACAGATCCAGCTGCTCGCTCGAGACGTCGACCGAGAACCCGCTGCTGGAGACGGGGAGCGCGGCGATCTGCGGGTTCTGCACGAAGCCGAACTTGCTGAGCGTGTCGACCCGGCCGCCCCCCTCGATGTAGGCGCCCCAGCCCTCGCTCGTCTTGGTGGCCGCGGTGACGGTCTTACCCTTCCACTCGGGGTGGGCCGAGGCGGCCGCCTCGAAGGCGGAGTTGACCTCGTCGAGCAGCTCGGCGCCCTTGTCGGGCATGCCCAGGGCGGTCGAGATCATGGTCATCTGCGCGTTGGTCGTCGTGAGGTAGCTCTCGCCGCCCTCGGGCACGCCGATCGTGGTCGCGATCTCCGACAGCTTCTCGTAGCGGTCCTTGTCGCCCGAGCTCTTGACGTCGAGGATCAGATCCGGCTTGAGCGCGGCGATCGCCTCGTACGACGGCTCGAGCGTGTCGATGATCGTCGGCGGGGACGTGTAGAGGCCCTGGGCCCAGGGGCCGACGCCCTCGCCGCCGAAGCCGAGCCAGTCCGAGGCGCCGACCGGCTGGACGCCG from Brachybacterium huguangmaarense carries:
- a CDS encoding iron-siderophore ABC transporter substrate-binding protein; this translates as MKLTRRAFAAAAMTVLIPTGCAAQSGGGSGGSDGSGASDGSAAAGDQSFPQTVTTAFGDVTVDAKPSRVVALGWGDAETALALGVQPVGASDWLGFGGEGVGPWAQGLYTSPPTIIDTLEPSYEAIAALKPDLILDVKSSGDKDRYEKLSEIATTIGVPEGGESYLTTTNAQMTMISTALGMPDKGAELLDEVNSAFEAAASAHPEWKGKTVTAATKTSEGWGAYIEGGGRVDTLSKFGFVQNPQIAALPVSSSGFSVDVSSEQLDLFDADLIVAFPIYIETTAITDDPQWKQLSTVQAGHAVVIDGDLSSAFSTETTLSSKYTIEGLVPLLEKAVPAS
- a CDS encoding siderophore-interacting protein, whose product is MRVVSARRLSSSFVRVSVRCSDPAFDATYAAMGYDQWFRLFFPAAGCDLALSEGDPEGWYTRLLGMDERTRPAVRNYTVREARREHGTWRIDIDFVVHTSPETGRVEGVAASWALAARPGDVVGFLDQGTIFTTAGTGADGDGAPVVIVSDESGLPGVEGIARSLPAATRAAVLLEVPHADDRRPLESRADLDVRWAVREGAAAGVALLEELDAIPLDPRGYVYIVGESAVTLKARRRALRRGMPKASVDFCGYWRPERRRAAS
- a CDS encoding type II secretion system F family protein, coding for MIPVAVAAVLGAGLLLSAGPPSAWPRDASSGRHPRRPSARPGPLDVARLVERIATVVGSGVAPRAAWAAVASTTGAGPLRDLARAVGAGADPRRAAPARLARSGEVAALGAALALCERTGAPAGPVLLTLADALRAVADAGLARRSAFAGPLATARILLALPVLGIGLGMLLGADPLGLLLTGGGRLLGVLGVALTAAGWWWMRSLVRSAREEPAAGAVDPSIVLDLVAGPLAAGAPLAAALVAVADALEDDEAASSLEHAGTALGAGAPVAIALAGSGPALEPLREAALVGETTGADPVGLLRSNAADARRGRAREAEAAAARLAVRLVLPTGATLLPAFVLLGIVPTVASLLGGSFSQVLP
- a CDS encoding TadA family conjugal transfer-associated ATPase is translated as MTSRAAAAAVSASLLERVREDLVAAPGEVDVPRVARLLHREGRVIGAAELLRLTVAVRDHVQGLGPLQELAVPGATDILVNADGAVWVDDASGLHPTAVRLGPGEARALAVRLATAGGRRLDDASPCADAHLPDGTRLHAVLPPLSTGGALISLRRPAAARLTLAGLERSGSLTPFAREVLERIVARRVAFLVSGGTGTGKTTVLGAMLSAAPASERIVVVEDAHELDPEHPHVVHLQARHANTEGAGGVDLVALVRECLRMRPDRIVVGECRGAEVRELLQALNTGHEGGCGTVHANRAVDVPARLEALGVLGGLDPLALGSQAASALDVVLHLGRREGRRALEHVACLERDEAGRLRARTALDLHGPVTAGPAWPGLARRLGMDAGRVR
- a CDS encoding DUF4244 domain-containing protein, whose protein sequence is MTIIEKNRTGAPGRRTRGAEVTPVDRLADETGATTAEYAITTLAACGFAAVLVVLLKSGEVRSLLMGIITSALSMGS
- a CDS encoding exodeoxyribonuclease III, encoding MRIATWNINSLRARTDRVVAFLQRHDVDVLALQELKARPEQLDLTAIHAAGYETAVHGLNQWNGVGLISRVGLQDVRVAMEAVPTWPEEEGGVLEARMLSGVVGDGLRVWSLYVPNGREIDHPHYAYKLRWLEAVRAEGARELAADPEARTIFAGDFNVAPQDDDVWDMGFFEGRTHVTAPEREAFGAIVDAGYADLARPYTPGPGVYTFWDYQALRFPKKEGMRIDFLLGSPAVQRAVTDARIDRDERKGKGASDHAPVIVDLEL
- a CDS encoding TadE family type IV pilus minor pilin; the encoded protein is MTASRARSSRWLDDRGSATAETAVVLPVVVVLVILLAMVGLGALEQVRLESGARAAARELARGEPEGEAVASGRRTAGPAASIGVRRDGDWVRVEATRTLRPLPGGMLAGVSVTLRADAVARLEPQLLDGGGP